The following proteins are co-located in the Streptomyces sp. NBC_01198 genome:
- a CDS encoding serine/threonine-protein kinase, producing the protein MASDGGRSAAAPRDVVAGRYRLTARVGRGGMGTVWAATDELLHRQVAVKELHPESGRQHDRALREARSVARIRHPHVVVVHDVVEEDGRPWIVMELVDGRSLADVLREDGPLAPREAARVCAAVAGALLAAHTHGIQHRDVKPANVLIDRSSGRVVLTDFGIARIPGSATISETGSFVGSPEYTAPERMSGHATGPESDLWSLGALLCAAVDGHSPFQRESIGEIVHAVAIADITPPATVGPLLPVVRALLDRDPARRMAAAEVQTVLVAYAETGVEPPTPDAPTPELPAPEPAALPRPRGRRRRLLGGLAAALLIAVVAGGTAALVVTRGEGSSAAAPPPTVAPTAPTTAPAPTTAAPTTTAPAPTTAAVPAGFRTVTDKRGFSVALPAGYVRQEMDPRVYYWSPDHSFRFGERVQDPDAGDPYAVMHAQDVAARLPNGPYAGYRDGVITRTTQHGQEAALWEFTYDGFAGVPGARRTFDLCWMQGGRMYDVWVSGPVTRVEQTRAMFDTARATFTPPG; encoded by the coding sequence ATGGCGAGTGACGGGGGTCGGAGCGCCGCGGCACCGCGGGATGTGGTCGCCGGGCGGTATCGGCTCACCGCCCGGGTGGGCCGCGGCGGCATGGGCACCGTCTGGGCGGCGACAGACGAACTGCTCCACCGCCAGGTGGCCGTCAAGGAGTTGCACCCGGAGTCCGGCCGCCAGCACGACCGCGCGCTGCGGGAAGCCCGCAGCGTCGCCCGTATCCGCCACCCCCACGTCGTCGTCGTGCACGACGTCGTGGAGGAGGACGGCCGCCCGTGGATCGTGATGGAGCTGGTCGACGGCCGCTCCCTGGCCGATGTCCTGCGCGAGGACGGCCCGTTGGCGCCGCGCGAGGCCGCCAGGGTCTGCGCGGCGGTCGCGGGCGCGCTGCTCGCCGCGCACACGCACGGCATCCAGCACCGCGACGTCAAGCCCGCGAACGTCCTGATCGACCGGAGCAGCGGCCGCGTCGTCCTCACCGACTTCGGTATCGCCCGCATCCCGGGCAGCGCCACGATCAGCGAGACCGGCTCCTTCGTCGGCTCGCCCGAATACACCGCCCCCGAACGCATGTCGGGCCACGCGACGGGCCCGGAGTCCGACCTGTGGTCGCTGGGCGCGCTGCTGTGCGCGGCCGTCGACGGTCACTCGCCCTTCCAGCGGGAGTCGATCGGCGAGATCGTGCACGCCGTCGCGATCGCCGACATCACGCCGCCGGCCACGGTCGGCCCGCTGCTGCCGGTCGTCCGGGCCCTGCTGGACCGGGACCCGGCCCGCCGGATGGCCGCCGCCGAGGTGCAGACCGTCCTGGTCGCGTACGCGGAGACCGGCGTCGAGCCGCCGACACCCGACGCGCCCACGCCGGAGTTGCCGGCGCCGGAGCCGGCCGCCCTGCCGAGGCCGCGCGGGCGGCGGCGCCGGCTGCTGGGCGGGCTGGCGGCCGCGCTCCTTATCGCGGTCGTCGCGGGCGGCACCGCGGCGCTCGTGGTCACCCGGGGCGAGGGCAGCAGTGCGGCCGCGCCGCCGCCGACCGTGGCGCCGACGGCCCCCACGACGGCTCCTGCGCCCACCACCGCTGCGCCGACCACGACGGCTCCGGCGCCCACCACCGCGGCGGTGCCGGCCGGCTTCCGTACCGTCACCGACAAGCGCGGCTTCTCCGTCGCGCTCCCGGCGGGGTACGTGCGGCAGGAGATGGACCCGAGGGTCTACTACTGGTCGCCCGACCACAGCTTCCGCTTCGGCGAACGGGTCCAGGACCCCGACGCCGGCGACCCGTACGCCGTCATGCACGCGCAGGACGTCGCCGCGCGCCTCCCGAACGGGCCCTACGCCGGTTACCGTGACGGCGTCATCACCCGGACCACCCAGCACGGCCAGGAGGCCGCGCTCTGGGAGTTCACCTACGACGGCTTCGCGGGTGTCCCCGGCGCCCGCCGCACGTTCGACCTGTGCTGGATGCAGGGTGGGCGGATGTACGACGTGTGGGTGTCCGGGCCGGTGACTCGGGTCGAGCAGACGCGAGCCATGTTCGACACGGCCCGCGCCACCTTCACCCCACCCGGGTGA
- a CDS encoding succinic semialdehyde dehydrogenase — protein sequence MTDSPQLAEATAPPDGNPAAPGGARGPGDVVTPELLARLTRGLPGETRTVSHTPLTGERLAEFPEASPEDVVEAFRRARAAQAGWARTPVRKRAAVLLRFHDLVLERQGEVLDLIQVETGKARLHAHEEVQVVAMAARHYGRKAPSYLGPKRHLGAIPALTRTVELRQPRGVVGQIAPWNYPFELSVGDALPALVAGNALVTKPDTETALTALWARERLIEAGLPEGVWQIVIGDGPVVGPAVVDHADYVSFTGSTRTGREVAQRAAARLVGASLELGGKNALLVLRDADLDKAADGAVRACFASAGQLCISIERLLVDESVADAFLAKFAEKTRALRLGTGLAYGAGMGSLVGRRQLDVVTRHVDEAREKGARVLAGGRARPDIGPYVYEPTILDGVEAPMAVCTEETFGPVVSVYRFRDEDEAVERANSTDYGLNSSVWTRDARRGVRIAARLRSGTVNVNEAYAAAYGSIRAPMGGMKDSGLGRRHGSEGILKYTEAQTVATQRLLPMAPSLGMDDETYAAFLSRSLRLMKTLRMR from the coding sequence ATGACGGATTCCCCGCAGCTGGCAGAAGCGACCGCACCCCCGGACGGGAACCCGGCGGCGCCGGGTGGCGCGCGCGGGCCCGGGGACGTCGTCACGCCGGAACTGCTCGCGCGGCTGACGCGCGGGCTGCCGGGGGAGACCAGGACCGTGAGCCACACGCCGCTCACCGGCGAGCGGCTCGCCGAGTTCCCCGAGGCCTCGCCCGAGGACGTCGTGGAAGCGTTCCGCCGGGCCCGTGCGGCCCAGGCCGGATGGGCGAGGACCCCGGTCCGCAAGCGCGCCGCGGTGCTGCTGAGGTTCCACGACCTGGTCCTGGAGCGCCAGGGCGAGGTCCTCGACCTCATCCAGGTCGAGACGGGCAAGGCCCGCCTGCACGCCCACGAGGAGGTGCAGGTCGTCGCGATGGCGGCCAGGCACTACGGGCGCAAGGCGCCGTCGTATCTGGGCCCGAAACGCCACCTGGGCGCGATCCCGGCGCTCACCCGTACCGTCGAACTGCGACAGCCCCGCGGGGTGGTGGGGCAGATCGCCCCGTGGAACTACCCCTTCGAGCTGTCGGTGGGCGACGCGCTGCCCGCCCTGGTGGCGGGCAACGCGCTGGTGACGAAGCCGGACACCGAGACCGCGCTGACCGCCCTGTGGGCGCGGGAGCGGCTGATCGAGGCGGGGCTGCCGGAGGGCGTGTGGCAGATCGTGATCGGGGACGGGCCGGTCGTGGGGCCCGCGGTGGTCGACCACGCCGACTACGTGTCCTTCACCGGCTCGACCCGCACCGGCCGCGAGGTGGCGCAGCGCGCCGCCGCCCGGCTGGTCGGGGCGAGTCTGGAGCTGGGCGGCAAGAACGCGCTGCTGGTGCTGCGCGACGCCGACCTGGACAAGGCGGCGGACGGCGCGGTCCGGGCGTGCTTCGCCTCGGCGGGCCAACTGTGCATCTCCATCGAGCGGTTGCTCGTGGACGAGTCGGTCGCCGACGCCTTCCTGGCGAAATTCGCCGAGAAGACCAGGGCGTTGCGGCTCGGCACCGGGCTGGCGTACGGCGCCGGGATGGGATCGCTGGTGGGCCGACGGCAGTTGGACGTGGTGACCCGGCATGTGGACGAGGCGCGGGAGAAGGGCGCCAGGGTGCTGGCCGGCGGGCGCGCGCGGCCGGACATCGGGCCGTACGTCTATGAGCCGACCATCCTGGACGGCGTCGAGGCCCCGATGGCGGTGTGCACCGAGGAGACCTTCGGCCCCGTCGTCTCCGTCTACCGCTTCCGGGACGAGGACGAGGCGGTGGAGCGCGCCAACTCCACCGACTACGGCCTCAATTCCAGCGTGTGGACCAGGGACGCCCGGCGCGGCGTCCGGATCGCGGCCCGGCTGCGTTCCGGCACGGTGAACGTCAACGAGGCCTACGCCGCCGCGTACGGCAGCATCCGCGCCCCGATGGGCGGCATGAAGGACTCGGGGCTCGGCCGCAGGCACGGGTCCGAGGGGATCCTGAAGTACACCGAGGCGCAGACCGTCGCCACCCAGCGGCTGCTGCCGATGGCGCCCTCCCTGGGCATGGACGACGAGACGTACGCGGCCTTCCTGAGCCGTTCGCTGCGGCTGATGAAGACGCTCCGGATGCGCTGA
- a CDS encoding GMC family oxidoreductase has protein sequence MAEEDDYDVVVIGSGFGGAVSALRLTEKGYRVGVLEAGRRFARDELPRNSWDFRNYLWAPALGLYGIQRIHVLGNVLVLAGAGVGGGSLNYANTLYVPPAAFFQDRQWGHITDWQQELAPYYDQAQRMLGVRLNPTVTPSDVHLRAAAEEMGVGDTFHLAPVGVFFGDGKDADGEAKAAPGTEVPDPYFGGAGPARTACTECGECMTGCRHGAKNTLNENYLHLAQQAGAVVHPMTTAVGLTEDPEGGYRVTTVPTDRRRKGERQVLRARQVVLAAGTYGTQTLLHAMRDAGLLPGISARLGELTRTNSEALVGAQTTPGRYRRKHPDRPLDFTRGVAITSSVHPNDHTHIEPVRYGRGSNSMGSLSLLAAPYRGRVPRWLEFLGNNVKHPVVALRSLSNYHWSERTIIGLVMQTSDNSLATYRKAKGLGKGLLTARQGHGEPNPVHIPEGARAARLIAEQINGFAGSNIGEATQRPMTAHFLGGCPIGEDAGHGVIDPYHRLFGHPGIHVVDGAAVSANPGVNPSLTITAQAERAMALWPNKGEADPRPAPGGAYRRIAAVRPAAPVVPEDAFGGLRLPLLPVPAVPPTRTVPDN, from the coding sequence GTGGCAGAGGAAGACGACTACGACGTCGTCGTCATCGGCTCCGGCTTCGGCGGCGCCGTCTCGGCGCTGCGGCTGACCGAGAAGGGCTACCGGGTCGGCGTGCTGGAGGCGGGCCGCCGCTTCGCCCGCGACGAACTGCCCAGGAACTCCTGGGACTTCCGCAACTACCTGTGGGCGCCCGCCCTGGGCCTCTACGGCATCCAGCGCATCCACGTCCTGGGCAACGTGCTGGTGCTGGCCGGCGCCGGGGTGGGCGGCGGCTCGCTGAACTACGCCAACACCCTCTACGTGCCGCCCGCCGCCTTCTTCCAGGACCGGCAGTGGGGCCACATCACCGACTGGCAGCAGGAGTTGGCGCCGTACTACGACCAGGCGCAGCGGATGCTCGGCGTACGGCTCAACCCCACGGTGACGCCCTCGGACGTGCATCTGCGGGCCGCCGCCGAGGAGATGGGCGTCGGCGACACCTTCCACCTGGCGCCGGTCGGTGTCTTCTTCGGCGACGGCAAGGACGCGGACGGCGAGGCGAAGGCCGCGCCCGGCACCGAGGTCCCCGACCCGTACTTCGGCGGCGCGGGGCCGGCGAGGACGGCCTGCACCGAGTGCGGGGAGTGCATGACCGGCTGCCGGCACGGCGCCAAGAACACCCTCAACGAGAACTACCTGCACCTCGCCCAGCAGGCCGGCGCGGTGGTTCACCCGATGACCACCGCCGTGGGGCTGACCGAGGACCCGGAGGGGGGCTACCGCGTCACGACCGTGCCCACCGACCGCCGCAGGAAGGGGGAGCGGCAGGTGCTGCGGGCCCGCCAGGTGGTGCTCGCGGCGGGTACGTACGGCACCCAGACGCTGCTGCACGCGATGCGGGACGCGGGCCTGCTGCCCGGGATCTCGGCCCGGCTCGGCGAGCTGACCCGGACCAACTCCGAGGCGCTGGTCGGCGCCCAGACCACGCCGGGCCGCTACCGCAGGAAGCACCCGGACCGGCCGCTGGACTTCACCCGGGGCGTCGCGATCACCTCGTCGGTGCACCCCAACGACCACACCCACATCGAGCCGGTCCGCTACGGCCGCGGGTCCAACTCGATGGGCTCGCTGTCGCTGCTCGCGGCGCCCTACCGGGGCAGGGTGCCGCGCTGGCTGGAATTCCTCGGCAACAACGTCAAGCACCCGGTGGTGGCTCTCCGCTCGCTGTCGAATTACCACTGGTCGGAGCGGACGATCATCGGCCTGGTCATGCAGACCAGCGACAACTCGCTGGCCACCTACCGCAAGGCCAAAGGCCTGGGCAAGGGCCTGCTGACCGCGCGGCAGGGCCACGGCGAGCCCAACCCGGTGCACATTCCCGAGGGCGCGCGGGCGGCCCGGCTGATCGCCGAGCAGATCAACGGCTTCGCCGGCAGCAACATCGGCGAGGCCACCCAGCGCCCGATGACCGCGCACTTCCTGGGCGGCTGCCCGATCGGCGAGGACGCCGGGCACGGCGTGATCGATCCGTACCACCGGCTCTTCGGGCACCCGGGCATCCACGTGGTGGACGGTGCGGCCGTCTCGGCGAATCCCGGTGTCAATCCGTCCCTGACCATCACCGCCCAGGCGGAGCGGGCGATGGCGCTGTGGCCGAACAAGGGCGAGGCGGACCCGCGGCCCGCACCGGGCGGGGCTTACCGCAGGATCGCCGCCGTCAGGCCGGCCGCCCCGGTGGTGCCGGAGGACGCCTTCGGCGGTCTGCGGCTGCCGTTGCTGCCGGTTCCGGCAGTGCCGCCGACGCGGACCGTGCCTGACAATTAG
- a CDS encoding protein kinase: MDEYAGRVLADRYRLPRPPADEYELVETRAFDTYSGQEVLVRQVLLPEVVAAESADGGPDGMDESSRRALEAARAAAAIPDHPRLVQVFDIFVEDGSLWIASELVSGRPLAALLAERPIDAYRAAEVASDVLTALRALHANGWTHRNVTAGTVLVCDDGRAMLGGLAAGAAQEALCGYDPLPEQVPAMSGSGEAAEAAAEGTTRDPAAWHGPRSALEQERARQNRITVVGAVTERWAPEQAHPVHENWQLSPPVGPPADLWALGSLLFRSVQGHPPYPEENAAELVQLVCAEPPAFAEECGPLRPVVESLLRPDPEERPEAEELGGWLRSLIRSAPEPEIGAHTVQVPTDPAKLPVKRRKGELVRRRRREASDPTGLQHRRHARGKQAKVTKAKRERVRRSEVQQEHFHQEQVVSSRRPAGDGTAASPRRLGARLLVLVLAVLVALVVFVVLLLPHRDDTTDGAGGDRTVPAEMPGSGDGKKTDSPSPSSTAAPRHSATKPPPAKPSTHPATTVPPAAPPPDLGTDFALRTDPAGFTVAVHTGWQRSGKNGKDQVRYTGSDLTMTVVPGRDKASGDTDDPLAYQLVEPELAEFRASSWSSAAGLQAVTVHGHEAAEGEYTWRDANQQSVYGRNLAIQIAGRYHVILIYGPDSQRAAVQRAFDKVVETYAMS; encoded by the coding sequence GTGGACGAATACGCAGGGCGGGTGCTCGCCGACCGCTACCGGCTGCCCAGGCCGCCCGCCGACGAGTACGAACTCGTGGAGACGCGCGCCTTCGACACCTACAGCGGCCAGGAAGTCCTGGTCCGCCAGGTGCTGTTGCCCGAGGTGGTGGCCGCGGAGTCCGCCGACGGCGGCCCCGACGGCATGGACGAGAGCTCCCGCCGCGCCCTGGAGGCGGCCCGCGCCGCCGCCGCGATACCCGACCACCCGCGGCTGGTGCAGGTCTTCGACATCTTCGTCGAGGACGGCAGCCTGTGGATCGCGAGCGAACTGGTGTCCGGTCGCCCGCTCGCCGCGTTACTGGCCGAGCGCCCCATCGACGCCTACCGCGCCGCCGAGGTCGCCTCCGACGTCCTCACCGCGCTGCGCGCGCTGCACGCCAACGGCTGGACCCACCGCAACGTGACCGCCGGCACCGTACTGGTCTGCGACGACGGCCGCGCCATGCTCGGCGGCCTCGCGGCCGGTGCCGCGCAGGAAGCCCTGTGCGGCTACGACCCGCTGCCCGAGCAGGTCCCGGCCATGAGCGGCAGCGGCGAGGCCGCGGAGGCCGCGGCGGAGGGGACCACCAGGGACCCGGCCGCCTGGCACGGCCCGCGCTCCGCGCTCGAACAGGAACGGGCCCGGCAGAACCGCATCACCGTGGTCGGCGCCGTCACCGAGCGCTGGGCTCCCGAACAGGCCCACCCCGTCCACGAGAACTGGCAGCTGTCCCCGCCCGTCGGCCCGCCCGCCGACCTCTGGGCGCTGGGCTCGCTGCTCTTCCGCAGCGTCCAGGGCCACCCGCCCTACCCCGAGGAGAACGCCGCCGAGCTGGTGCAGCTGGTGTGCGCCGAGCCGCCGGCCTTCGCCGAGGAGTGCGGGCCGCTGCGCCCGGTCGTCGAGTCGCTGCTGCGGCCCGACCCCGAGGAGCGGCCGGAGGCCGAGGAGCTGGGCGGCTGGCTGCGCTCGCTGATCCGCTCCGCGCCCGAGCCGGAGATCGGCGCCCACACCGTCCAGGTGCCCACCGACCCGGCCAAACTCCCGGTCAAGCGCCGCAAGGGCGAGCTGGTCAGGCGCCGGCGCCGGGAGGCGTCCGACCCCACCGGCCTCCAGCACCGCAGGCACGCCCGCGGCAAGCAGGCCAAGGTCACCAAGGCCAAGCGGGAACGGGTCAGGCGCAGCGAGGTCCAGCAGGAGCACTTCCACCAGGAGCAGGTGGTCTCCTCCCGCCGCCCGGCCGGCGACGGCACCGCCGCCTCACCGCGCCGGCTCGGCGCCCGTCTGCTTGTCCTGGTCCTGGCGGTGCTCGTCGCGCTGGTGGTCTTCGTGGTCCTGCTGCTGCCGCACCGCGACGACACCACGGACGGCGCCGGCGGGGACCGTACGGTACCGGCCGAGATGCCGGGCTCCGGGGACGGCAAGAAGACCGACTCGCCCTCACCGTCGTCCACGGCGGCGCCCAGGCACAGCGCCACGAAGCCGCCGCCCGCCAAGCCGTCCACCCACCCGGCCACCACCGTGCCCCCGGCCGCCCCGCCGCCCGACCTCGGCACGGACTTCGCGCTGCGCACCGACCCGGCCGGCTTCACCGTCGCCGTCCACACGGGCTGGCAGCGCAGCGGCAAGAACGGCAAGGACCAGGTGCGTTACACCGGCAGCGACCTGACGATGACGGTCGTGCCCGGCCGTGACAAGGCGTCGGGCGACACGGACGACCCGCTGGCCTACCAGCTGGTCGAGCCCGAACTCGCGGAGTTCCGCGCCTCGTCGTGGTCCTCGGCGGCCGGCCTCCAGGCCGTCACCGTCCACGGCCACGAGGCTGCCGAAGGCGAATACACCTGGCGTGACGCCAACCAGCAGTCCGTGTACGGCCGCAACCTGGCGATCCAGATCGCCGGCCGCTACCACGTGATCCTCATCTACGGCCCCGACTCCCAAAGGGCCGCTGTGCAGCGGGCGTTCGACAAGGTCGTCGAAACCTACGCGATGTCCTGA